The Algoriphagus sp. TR-M9 genome has a window encoding:
- a CDS encoding TonB-dependent receptor domain-containing protein: protein MSLAFPPQKGKLLLLQFLSFLLCLPLVAQQNPKGTINGTVLEEGSDTPLPFASIGIYTLSDSLVSGGLSDDKGKFRIDIPNGEFYALVEFMGYEPHKTATFTISKASSTHDLGLLPMKISAENLDEVLVQGEKTTMELSLDKRIFNVGKDLANAGGNASDILMNLPSIAVDPEGNVRLRGSQNVRILIDGKPSGLVSFKGSAGLRQLPANMIERVEVITNPSARYEAEGMAGVINIILKKDNNQGFNGSFEIVGGTPTNLGFTANLNYRHKRINWFINYGLTYRHSPNVGELYQETYGEDTTFILNQSNEGVVKSMNNNIRGGLDYYFSENSILTLSYLWRRSDAHRNTDIRYEDSWNTLDNLQGFTLRNQDETEQEPNSEISMNYKKSFERKGHELTGTLTYLNYWENSDQTFTQNSYLPDGTPLAGTALVQTSLNDEYENQYLAMLDYVQPFAKEGKFEAGFRTSFREMKNDYLVEEENESGEFEPVPGLDNIFLYDENILAAYGILGNTSGKWSYQGGLRVEHTDVKTTLEETNEVNPRKYTNLFPSAHLTYNITPENAFQVSYSRRVRRPVYNDLSPYVTLSDARNFFSGNPDLNPEYTNSFELGHIKYFDLGTLFTTVYYRSTDDKIERLRTVDEDGNSRTLPYNLNGENSFGVELTSDYQIRDWWKIDFNVNFFHAVIDGTNFQDGYETKTTSWLFRQTSRFTVAEGFDIQVRANYDARQKTVQGVRKGIFFMDLSASKSVFQDRGTLVFNATDIFNSRRNRYISEGVNFYTVGDSQYQRRQIILTLSYRLKQ from the coding sequence ATGTCTCTTGCTTTTCCACCCCAAAAGGGTAAACTCCTACTTCTCCAATTTTTGAGCTTTCTTCTGTGCCTTCCCTTAGTTGCGCAGCAGAACCCCAAAGGAACTATCAATGGAACTGTGCTGGAAGAAGGCTCGGACACTCCACTGCCCTTTGCTTCCATAGGCATTTACACCCTAAGTGATAGTTTGGTTTCGGGTGGACTATCCGATGATAAGGGCAAATTTCGAATTGACATCCCAAATGGTGAGTTCTACGCCTTGGTGGAGTTCATGGGCTATGAACCGCATAAAACGGCCACTTTCACGATTTCAAAGGCATCTTCCACCCACGATCTAGGCTTGCTCCCAATGAAAATATCTGCCGAAAATCTGGATGAAGTACTCGTGCAAGGCGAAAAAACAACCATGGAGCTTTCGCTGGACAAGCGAATATTCAATGTAGGAAAAGATCTGGCCAATGCCGGCGGAAATGCCAGTGATATCCTGATGAACCTGCCCTCTATCGCCGTGGACCCCGAGGGAAATGTACGCCTGAGAGGATCGCAAAACGTGCGCATCCTGATCGATGGAAAACCTTCCGGACTGGTCAGTTTCAAGGGTAGTGCCGGGCTCCGCCAATTGCCCGCCAATATGATCGAACGCGTAGAAGTTATCACCAATCCATCCGCGCGTTACGAGGCAGAGGGAATGGCCGGCGTGATCAATATTATTCTGAAAAAAGACAACAATCAAGGCTTCAATGGCTCCTTTGAAATAGTGGGAGGAACTCCTACCAACCTTGGTTTTACAGCCAACCTCAATTATCGACATAAGCGAATCAATTGGTTTATCAACTACGGGCTTACCTACAGGCACTCGCCCAATGTGGGCGAACTGTACCAGGAAACTTACGGCGAAGACACCACATTTATTCTCAACCAAAGCAATGAAGGAGTAGTCAAAAGCATGAATAACAACATCAGAGGTGGCCTGGATTACTATTTCAGTGAAAACAGCATACTCACGCTTTCCTACCTATGGAGAAGATCTGATGCACATAGAAATACCGATATCCGATACGAGGATTCTTGGAATACCCTTGACAATCTTCAGGGCTTTACCCTAAGAAATCAAGATGAAACGGAGCAGGAGCCGAACTCTGAAATTTCCATGAATTACAAGAAAAGCTTTGAGCGAAAAGGCCATGAACTGACCGGCACCCTGACTTATCTGAATTATTGGGAAAATTCTGATCAGACTTTTACCCAAAATTCCTACTTGCCGGACGGTACTCCCCTAGCTGGCACGGCTCTGGTACAAACCTCCCTGAATGACGAATACGAAAACCAATACCTGGCAATGCTGGATTACGTGCAGCCTTTTGCTAAGGAAGGAAAATTCGAAGCGGGATTCAGAACCAGTTTTCGGGAAATGAAGAATGATTACCTGGTAGAGGAAGAAAATGAAAGCGGGGAATTCGAGCCTGTACCTGGCTTGGACAATATTTTCCTTTATGATGAAAACATACTGGCCGCATACGGAATACTCGGGAATACTTCAGGCAAATGGAGCTACCAAGGCGGACTCCGCGTAGAGCATACAGATGTAAAAACCACGCTAGAAGAAACCAATGAGGTGAACCCCAGAAAATACACCAACCTCTTCCCTAGTGCGCACCTGACCTATAACATTACTCCTGAAAATGCCTTTCAGGTCAGCTACAGCCGCCGGGTTCGCAGACCAGTTTACAACGACCTCAGTCCCTATGTCACCCTTTCAGATGCCAGGAATTTTTTCAGTGGAAATCCAGATCTGAACCCGGAGTACACCAATTCATTCGAGCTAGGCCATATCAAATACTTTGACCTGGGCACCCTGTTCACTACAGTTTATTACCGAAGCACAGATGACAAAATTGAGCGACTTCGCACCGTGGATGAAGATGGAAATTCCAGAACTTTGCCTTACAACCTCAATGGAGAAAATTCCTTTGGGGTAGAACTGACCAGTGACTATCAGATCAGAGATTGGTGGAAAATAGACTTCAATGTAAACTTCTTCCATGCGGTAATCGATGGAACGAATTTTCAAGACGGATACGAGACCAAAACGACCTCTTGGCTTTTCCGCCAGACATCCAGGTTTACTGTAGCTGAAGGATTTGACATCCAGGTAAGGGCAAATTACGATGCCAGACAAAAAACCGTGCAGGGCGTGAGAAAAGGCATATTCTTCATGGATCTTTCCGCCAGCAAAAGTGTATTCCAAGATCGGGGAACCTTAGTATTCAATGCCACGGATATCTTCAATTCCCGAAGAAACAGATACATCAGCGAAGGCGTGAATTTCTACACGGTAGGCGATTCCCAATACCAGAGACGACAGATTATATTAACCCTGAGCTATAGGCTAAAGCAATAA
- a CDS encoding mercuric reductase, with product MIEDRVETFDAIIVGSGQAGNPLALALAKEKWKVAIVEKAALGGTCVNTGCTPTKAYVASARAAWAITNASNLGIEVPKSPKINLKAIKKRKDQLVTQTRLGIRNSLADSPQVSMIRGTATFLDKTRLKVGSRVLKSYKIFINVGARPKIPEGFEDMDYLTNASILQLEKIPEHLIIVGGSYIGLEFAQIFKRLGSKVTVLEMGDRLISKEDEDTSEAVHKILEKEKIKVICGAECLKGKSKKSGGVTVSFHKDRSDKKISGSHVLIATGRTPNSDLLKPDKAGLELDEKGFISINEKLETNLPGIYALGDCNGKGAFTHTAYHDFEIMQDQLFGEKKKTLKDRITNYALYIDPPLGRAGMTLFQAQKSGKNLLFARMSMSDISRAKEKGETQGKMEVIVDADTEQILGATVFGTGGDEIIGTFLTAMYGKISYKTLMNTVQTHPTVTELIPTLLQQLKPLEQ from the coding sequence ATGATTGAAGACAGAGTAGAAACTTTTGACGCGATAATAGTAGGATCTGGCCAAGCTGGAAATCCCCTTGCTTTGGCGCTAGCCAAAGAAAAATGGAAGGTAGCCATAGTAGAAAAAGCCGCTTTGGGAGGCACTTGCGTGAATACCGGATGCACGCCCACCAAGGCCTATGTGGCCAGTGCAAGAGCAGCTTGGGCCATTACAAACGCTTCAAACTTGGGCATAGAAGTACCCAAATCGCCCAAAATCAATCTGAAAGCGATCAAAAAGCGTAAAGACCAACTAGTCACACAAACCCGGCTGGGCATCAGAAATTCACTGGCTGACTCTCCGCAGGTTTCAATGATCCGAGGCACAGCCACATTTCTGGATAAGACTAGGTTAAAAGTGGGATCCAGAGTGCTAAAATCTTACAAGATCTTCATCAATGTAGGAGCCAGACCGAAAATCCCTGAGGGTTTTGAGGACATGGATTACCTGACGAATGCATCAATTTTGCAATTGGAAAAAATCCCAGAGCATCTCATCATTGTAGGAGGAAGTTACATAGGGTTAGAATTTGCGCAGATTTTCAAAAGACTAGGGTCCAAGGTCACTGTGCTGGAAATGGGAGATCGCCTAATTTCAAAAGAAGATGAGGACACCTCTGAAGCTGTGCACAAAATCCTCGAAAAAGAAAAAATCAAAGTCATCTGCGGTGCCGAATGCCTAAAAGGAAAAAGCAAAAAATCTGGCGGCGTGACTGTATCCTTCCATAAGGATCGATCCGATAAGAAAATAAGTGGCTCGCACGTTCTAATCGCTACTGGCCGAACTCCGAATTCTGATTTACTAAAACCGGATAAAGCCGGTCTAGAGCTAGACGAAAAAGGGTTCATCTCGATTAATGAAAAACTGGAAACAAACCTGCCGGGAATTTATGCATTGGGCGATTGTAACGGAAAAGGCGCATTTACCCATACGGCTTACCATGACTTTGAGATCATGCAGGATCAGCTTTTCGGAGAAAAGAAAAAAACGCTGAAGGACAGAATTACAAACTACGCCCTGTACATCGACCCTCCCCTGGGCAGAGCAGGAATGACACTTTTCCAAGCTCAAAAATCTGGTAAAAACCTCCTCTTTGCCCGTATGTCCATGAGCGATATTTCCAGGGCAAAAGAAAAAGGAGAAACTCAGGGAAAAATGGAAGTGATCGTGGATGCTGACACCGAACAAATCCTGGGAGCCACAGTTTTTGGGACTGGCGGAGATGAAATAATCGGCACCTTCCTGACCGCCATGTATGGAAAAATCAGTTATAAAACACTGATGAACACTGTACAGACTCACCCAACTGTCACAGAACTCATCCCAACACTCCTACAGCAACTAAAACCCCTTGAGCAGTAA
- a CDS encoding lipocalin family protein, with protein MRSLNNTEKFALAMPILAAAGLMFLSHSSQAQDLETVPYVDLEKYAGEWYEIASFPQSFQKGCTCTKATYTANEDGTIKVENSCNLPEKGKTKTSTATAFVEEGSGNAKLKVQFFWPFKGKYWIIDLAKDYSYAVVGHPNRNYLWILSRTPEMSENLYQTLLQGISEKGFDINKLEKTQQCEN; from the coding sequence ATGAGATCCTTAAACAACACTGAAAAATTTGCTTTGGCAATGCCAATATTGGCTGCAGCAGGGTTGATGTTTTTATCACATTCTAGCCAAGCTCAGGACTTGGAGACAGTCCCTTATGTAGATCTGGAAAAATACGCCGGAGAATGGTATGAAATAGCATCATTTCCGCAGTCATTTCAGAAAGGTTGTACCTGTACAAAAGCAACTTATACTGCCAATGAAGATGGAACTATCAAGGTCGAGAACTCCTGCAATCTTCCTGAAAAAGGTAAAACCAAAACTTCTACAGCAACGGCATTTGTGGAAGAGGGGTCTGGAAATGCCAAGCTGAAAGTCCAGTTCTTCTGGCCTTTCAAAGGAAAATACTGGATCATAGATTTAGCCAAAGATTACTCCTATGCCGTAGTAGGACATCCTAATAGGAACTACCTCTGGATCCTTTCCAGAACACCAGAGATGAGTGAAAATCTATACCAGACACTCCTACAGGGAATTTCTGAAAAAGGCTTTGACATCAATAAACTAGAGAAAACCCAGCAATGCGAAAATTAA
- a CDS encoding S9 family peptidase, which yields MQKLFTFFWLFCLTFSLALAQDDAPKPITWKDIPTWKYMNSGTFKISPDGKWIAYGMIALEDDGEVILQYVSDPDSTQTFKIGFTNYPSIEFSEDSKWIAFKEYPTFKEKEANKKSKGKPLHDKLTLMKLGSTDKEDKKTFENVSNFSFNGDASTHLAINLTKDGGGDAKGSDLLIYHLTSMKAQNLGNVAEFSFNKSGNYLAYTVDAANQSGNGIYLLNMRNNSTSVLDSDDASYKSINWNEKGDAFAALKMVKDKKYKQDQGKLVGIKNLTAPVVTVYDPAKDSTGFDQDYTISPNRRPRWSEDLTRLFYGIHPLVLAKKEEVKKELDKDSVALAESEAMKKIMADTSLNSIADLKKALSKLDSGKVSKKENDADKPDMTIWHWNDSRLQSRQQVLENQDKNYSFYAMYDVAAGKHIQLQDSTMKDLSILDKEKYALGSDMQAYELQGNLDGQSYRDFYIIDLQTGEKKTLFTSFYIPRYSAYPRSSPDGSKLIYGYDGNYYAYEIASGEETNLTGSLPVTFVDVEDDHNVKKPLESVVGWSSDSQYVLISDGWDIWQIPVGGKAKAVNLTQNGRAEQIRYQYRFGLDKEEKGIDLSKPQYFRIYGEWTKKSGIAELKPAKNGLNPGATPLIWEDAAIGNLRKAEKAPVYFFSKETFNTPEQTFVADASLSSPKKITENAPDAGNYAWSAGTRLVDYVSDKGDTLQGALFLPANYVEGEKYPTVVYYYEKLSQTRHNWTNPGFSGTGWNPNVYTSNGYAVFIPDIVYKMDDPGMSAVWCVIPAVKAAIETGVIDEDNIGIHGHSWGGYQTSFLITQTDMFKAAAAGAPLTNMISMYDLIYWNSGGGNMSIFEASQGRFTGGPWENWEAYERNSPVYHVKNVTTPLLMLHNDKDGAVDFTQGIEYYSALRRLKKPVILVQYKGENHGLGKLENRKDYSVRMMEFFDYHLKGADAPEWISKGIDRLDLDEHLEKRAF from the coding sequence ATGCAAAAACTCTTTACCTTTTTCTGGCTTTTTTGCCTGACATTTAGCCTAGCTTTGGCACAGGATGACGCTCCAAAGCCCATCACCTGGAAAGATATTCCAACTTGGAAATACATGAACAGCGGCACATTCAAAATCTCTCCAGATGGCAAATGGATCGCTTATGGCATGATCGCTTTGGAGGATGATGGAGAGGTGATCCTTCAATATGTAAGCGACCCAGACTCTACACAGACCTTCAAAATCGGTTTTACCAATTATCCATCCATCGAGTTCAGTGAGGATAGCAAGTGGATCGCTTTCAAGGAATATCCAACCTTCAAGGAAAAAGAAGCCAATAAAAAATCGAAAGGAAAACCGCTTCATGACAAGCTTACCTTGATGAAGTTGGGCTCCACCGATAAGGAAGACAAGAAAACGTTTGAAAACGTTAGCAATTTCTCTTTCAATGGAGATGCCTCTACTCACCTTGCTATCAACTTGACCAAAGATGGTGGTGGAGATGCCAAAGGTTCAGATCTGTTGATTTATCACCTAACTAGCATGAAAGCTCAAAACCTCGGAAATGTAGCTGAGTTCTCTTTCAATAAAAGTGGAAACTACCTCGCTTACACAGTTGATGCTGCAAATCAATCCGGAAACGGCATTTACTTGTTGAACATGAGGAATAACAGCACCTCCGTGCTGGACTCCGATGACGCTTCCTACAAGTCCATCAATTGGAATGAAAAAGGTGATGCTTTTGCTGCCCTAAAAATGGTCAAAGACAAAAAGTACAAGCAGGATCAGGGAAAGCTAGTGGGCATCAAAAACTTAACTGCTCCAGTTGTGACCGTCTATGATCCTGCCAAAGATTCAACAGGCTTCGATCAGGATTACACCATTAGCCCAAATCGCCGCCCAAGGTGGTCAGAGGATTTGACCCGGCTATTTTACGGCATTCACCCCTTGGTTTTAGCCAAAAAAGAGGAAGTAAAAAAGGAACTGGATAAGGATTCGGTGGCTTTGGCAGAGTCTGAAGCCATGAAAAAAATCATGGCTGACACTTCCCTGAACTCTATTGCAGACCTGAAAAAAGCACTTTCAAAGTTGGACTCAGGAAAGGTAAGCAAAAAGGAAAATGATGCCGACAAGCCCGATATGACCATCTGGCATTGGAACGACAGCAGACTTCAATCCCGTCAGCAAGTCCTGGAAAACCAGGACAAAAATTACAGCTTCTATGCAATGTATGATGTGGCCGCAGGAAAGCACATCCAGCTCCAGGATAGCACCATGAAGGACCTTAGCATTCTCGATAAGGAGAAGTATGCTCTAGGCTCAGATATGCAGGCTTACGAACTGCAAGGCAACCTAGACGGTCAATCCTATAGGGACTTCTACATCATTGACTTACAAACAGGTGAGAAAAAGACCCTGTTCACCAGTTTCTACATTCCTAGATATTCTGCTTACCCAAGAAGCTCACCGGATGGCAGCAAGCTGATTTATGGCTATGATGGCAACTATTATGCTTATGAAATTGCCAGTGGAGAAGAAACCAATTTGACTGGAAGCCTGCCCGTAACTTTCGTAGATGTGGAAGATGACCACAATGTCAAAAAACCATTGGAAAGTGTAGTGGGCTGGAGCAGTGATAGCCAGTACGTGTTGATCAGCGATGGATGGGACATCTGGCAGATCCCTGTTGGAGGTAAGGCAAAAGCAGTGAACCTCACCCAAAACGGCAGAGCTGAACAGATCAGATATCAGTACCGTTTCGGCTTGGACAAGGAAGAGAAAGGCATAGACCTTTCCAAACCGCAATACTTCAGAATCTATGGTGAGTGGACCAAAAAAAGTGGAATAGCGGAGCTTAAGCCTGCTAAAAACGGATTAAATCCTGGTGCTACTCCATTGATCTGGGAAGATGCAGCCATAGGTAATCTAAGAAAAGCTGAAAAAGCCCCCGTTTATTTCTTCAGCAAAGAAACCTTCAATACACCTGAGCAGACTTTCGTGGCAGATGCCTCGCTTTCTTCACCTAAGAAAATAACCGAAAACGCACCGGATGCAGGAAATTACGCCTGGTCAGCTGGTACTAGACTAGTGGACTATGTCTCAGACAAAGGCGACACGCTACAGGGAGCGCTTTTCCTTCCAGCTAATTATGTTGAAGGAGAAAAATATCCGACCGTAGTTTATTACTACGAAAAGCTCTCTCAGACCAGACACAATTGGACCAATCCTGGCTTCAGTGGTACAGGTTGGAACCCAAATGTGTACACCAGCAATGGCTATGCGGTATTCATTCCGGACATCGTTTACAAAATGGATGATCCTGGCATGTCCGCTGTTTGGTGCGTGATCCCTGCTGTCAAAGCTGCAATCGAAACTGGAGTTATAGACGAAGATAATATTGGCATTCATGGCCACTCCTGGGGCGGCTATCAGACATCATTCCTGATCACACAAACGGACATGTTCAAAGCAGCAGCCGCAGGTGCTCCGCTCACCAACATGATTTCCATGTATGATTTGATCTACTGGAACTCCGGGGGAGGTAACATGTCTATTTTCGAAGCTTCACAGGGTAGATTTACCGGAGGTCCTTGGGAAAACTGGGAAGCTTACGAACGAAACAGCCCCGTTTACCATGTGAAGAATGTGACCACCCCATTGCTCATGTTGCATAATGATAAGGATGGCGCTGTGGACTTTACACAGGGAATCGAGTATTATTCTGCACTGAGGAGATTGAAAAAACCAGTGATTTTGGTACAATACAAGGGAGAAAACCACGGCTTGGGAAAACTCGAAAACCGCAAAGACTACTCAGTTCGCATGATGGAATTCTTCGATTACCATCTAAAAGGTGCTGATGCGCCAGAATGGATTTCAAAAGGAATAGATAGACTAGACCTGGACGAACATTTAGAGAAAAGAGCATTTTAA
- a CDS encoding DUF3575 domain-containing protein: protein MFCKKTSPFVFLFGLLFAFFAQAQRNLNLEDRLLIKVSPLALLEPETIVIQGGIEYFFSSKFSIQTELGVNGGIFGIPSGRGKNEDFNLWKSKSELKFHTKNHYWGLELFFVNKAFIRTDDYFFDSNTKIWYNKAHIDFQVLGSGLKFGKQQFISQNLLLDSFIGVGFRSRNREINLLELSPVQEVEEEYFLSSDRYRFNGKDYIPHITIGIKVGVLPLGG from the coding sequence ATGTTCTGCAAGAAAACTTCTCCTTTTGTATTCCTATTTGGTTTACTATTTGCATTTTTTGCCCAAGCTCAGCGAAACCTGAATTTAGAAGATCGATTACTGATCAAAGTCTCCCCCTTAGCGCTACTGGAGCCCGAAACCATAGTAATTCAAGGAGGAATAGAATATTTCTTTAGCTCCAAATTTAGCATTCAGACAGAATTAGGAGTAAATGGTGGGATTTTTGGCATTCCTTCAGGCAGAGGGAAAAATGAGGATTTCAACTTATGGAAAAGTAAAAGTGAGCTTAAATTTCATACCAAAAACCATTATTGGGGACTTGAGTTATTTTTTGTAAATAAAGCCTTTATTCGAACAGACGATTACTTTTTTGATTCCAATACCAAAATCTGGTATAACAAAGCGCATATTGACTTTCAGGTTTTAGGATCGGGATTGAAATTTGGGAAACAACAGTTTATCTCTCAAAATTTACTCTTAGACAGTTTTATTGGAGTTGGATTTCGGTCTAGAAATAGAGAAATAAATCTGCTGGAACTCTCTCCAGTTCAAGAGGTGGAAGAGGAGTATTTTTTGAGCAGTGACCGATACAGATTCAATGGAAAGGATTACATCCCTCACATTACGATAGGAATAAAAGTGGGTGTCCTTCCCCTAGGGGGATAG
- a CDS encoding calcium/sodium antiporter, whose protein sequence is MILSLMLLLAGLLLLVKGADWLVDGASVLAKKHQVSDLAIGLTIVAFGTSAPELVVNSVASIGGYPDLVFGNVIGSNNFNLFMILGIAGLITPLAVQSSSVWKEIPFSMLAVLVLLFLANDYFSDALPALSIVDGLILLSFFFGFLYYVFTQLKSEPESGDFVVKDYSTLKIWGLIFAGLAGLIIGGKLVVDNAVSMAQSFGVSEKIIGLTIVAAGTSLPELATSVVASMKKNNDIAIGNIIGSNIFNIFLILGVSALIKPLNYSTPFNTDLYLLVAGTVFLFLAMFTGKRKRLDRWEAAILLLTYLGYTVYLVSGEL, encoded by the coding sequence ATGATATTATCTCTAATGCTATTATTGGCTGGACTGCTACTTTTGGTCAAAGGGGCAGACTGGTTGGTCGATGGGGCTTCTGTTTTGGCCAAAAAACACCAAGTCTCCGACTTAGCAATAGGCCTGACGATTGTGGCATTTGGCACCTCTGCACCTGAACTAGTGGTGAACTCTGTCGCATCGATTGGAGGCTATCCTGACTTGGTTTTCGGAAATGTCATTGGCTCCAACAATTTCAATCTATTTATGATTTTGGGAATTGCCGGCCTGATTACCCCACTGGCGGTACAGTCCAGTTCGGTTTGGAAAGAAATCCCATTTTCCATGCTTGCTGTACTGGTTTTGCTTTTCCTAGCTAATGATTATTTCAGTGATGCACTCCCCGCTTTATCCATCGTGGATGGTCTGATTCTGTTGTCCTTTTTCTTCGGTTTTCTGTACTACGTATTCACCCAGCTCAAATCCGAGCCTGAATCAGGAGACTTTGTAGTAAAAGACTATTCCACTCTCAAAATCTGGGGATTGATATTCGCTGGATTGGCAGGCTTGATTATCGGAGGAAAGCTGGTAGTGGACAACGCAGTTTCCATGGCACAATCATTTGGTGTGAGTGAAAAAATCATAGGGCTGACCATCGTGGCTGCCGGCACTTCCCTGCCTGAGCTTGCTACTTCCGTGGTCGCCTCGATGAAGAAAAACAACGACATCGCAATTGGCAATATCATCGGTTCAAACATATTTAATATCTTCTTGATCCTGGGTGTAAGTGCCTTAATTAAGCCATTGAACTACTCTACCCCATTCAATACAGATTTATATTTACTTGTGGCCGGTACTGTCTTTTTGTTTTTGGCGATGTTCACCGGAAAAAGAAAAAGACTTGATCGCTGGGAAGCTGCCATTTTGCTCTTGACATACTTGGGTTACACCGTTTATTTGGTGAGTGGAGAACTGTAG
- a CDS encoding carboxypeptidase-like regulatory domain-containing protein: MEKPPTTPLVRGQIVDKDASPIIGATIIVDGTTKGIVSDENGFFELDLSQFKNKSITLNIGYLEKESKSVDVKIKDLPKSLGQIKLKDGVYK; this comes from the coding sequence ATGGAAAAACCACCGACTACACCACTTGTCAGAGGTCAAATTGTTGACAAGGACGCTTCTCCAATAATCGGTGCAACGATTATCGTGGATGGCACTACCAAAGGAATAGTATCTGATGAAAATGGATTCTTCGAGTTAGATCTTAGCCAATTCAAAAACAAAAGTATCACCTTGAATATTGGATATCTTGAAAAAGAATCAAAATCGGTGGATGTGAAAATCAAAGACCTCCCAAAGTCCTTAGGCCAGATCAAATTGAAAGATGGGGTTTACAAATAG